TCACTTTAAGGAGAAGAATTTGTTTCTGCAGAAGACATACTCAAAGATATTAAGACTATCTCGGTAGAAAATTCATAAATTCGCATATTCTGTTATACCTAATAGGCAGTAGCTAAAGACTGGAATCGGAGGCAGTACAGTGTAAGTTTTTATTCTCACTTGTTGGATCTTCCATGAGTTATAATTCTTTGTCACCTAGTCTTGTTGGTCTATTGAGAGTGTTGAACCAGCACCAAAATGGCATTCTAATGTCACAAAAGTTAGTCACTATATGAAACAAGAGTATTACCCGTGTCCACAAATGAGAAGACTAAATTATACTTTTAGAAGTAATAAAATATAATGACACGAGTGTACAAAAATTGCTCAGAAAAGAACAAACACCAAAGTATTAGATATACTATCATTCTTTATGCCAAGAAGACCAGGATcaggcatatatatatatatgtcaccGTTGCTTTATAGAACCATAGAGTTCCTTAAATGACCGCTTAGGAGCTTCAGTACGGGCAACTATTTCTACCACTTTGTAAGAAGACTCTGGTTGAAGCAAAGCTTCAACAGCAACTTCAGCAACTTGATCTCTGGATATAGATCCATCATATAGTGTATCCTAGACCAAAATAGGGCACAAGCAATATAAATATATGAACATGTCATACACAACTAACAAGTCTGATATAAATGAGTTTGACTCTCAACTAAAATATCACCACAACTTTACCTCTGGTTCCATGACTATATTTCCTTTAGGGGGGTCATTGCGTAAACCACCAGGTCTGACTATAGTATAGTTTATACCAGATTTTCTGATATATTGTTCTGCTTGGAGCTTTGCTATCAACGTTAGTCCAAGCACATTCAGAATAATGTAAGCGGGATTCAATATCTGCCCCATTGCAGCACCATTCACCAAAATGGAACTTACAAGGACAAATCTTTTAACGCTGCACTTGTTGCAAGCATCAACAAGATTAACTGTCCCAAAATTATCAACCTGCAACAAATTTACTAAATCGATGAAGACTACTCGGGAGAAGAATGCTTCTTTAAAATAATTTACAAGAGAGATTAAAATTTATTGCTGCAATCAATCATATTTGCAACAACTAATTTCTGCACAAAAAAAGACCGAGTAATACTAGCAGATAGCACATTAAATTTTACAGGGGAGTAATATGTTCACCTAGACCTAGTATTTGTAAATTCAACATATGGGTTCCGCAAACAAGCACTGCACTTGTTCTTTGTCCACTAATTCATGTGTACGGGACTTAGATGGACTAGTGGAAACAGCTCTGGAATTCTTGAGATTTCCAAATTAATAAATCTGTTGATAATGATAAAATAAGTGTATCACGGTTTCCCTATTTAAGTAACAATTATAGGTATGTACTATAAGAATAGTAGAGTACTTAGAAGAATGAGACCTAATGTTGAGGATACTGGGAGGTTTTACTTGTTTTGAGCCTCATAACTTTCCCCAATATATATTATACGTCTACAGTGCTAGCGAGTCAGTTTATGATGAATGCTTGTTGGACTGTTTCACTATTAATATGCATAAAACATGGAAGAAAGTAAAAAGATAGATAAAACGATATACCAAAGCCTTGGGCCTTCAGCACACTAAACCCTTACCTTTGGGACTCTTCAGCAAGGACCTTTTATAGCATGCAATCAGTTCTATCGATAAATTATTGTTCCGACTTTCAAAGTACATTATTTACCCAAGCTTATGACATGCTATAGCTATAGTCATTTCAGAAAGTTGTTTTAAAAGCTTACTCTTAACTAGAGTCTAAAGGAAGCCTTATTTGTGGTCACGTCAAAATTTGTGTTGCCGAAACTATAAGAGTTTCTAGATTCTTGGAACAATATTCGAGAAGAAACTTTATCTTCTCTATATTAGAGAACAGCAACATAAACATTCTGCTAGATGTAAACAACATCACTGCTTTGTTAAGATAGGAACATTTTTGCAtctctcatatcgactgtgagtGTAAACACAGCTCTTAATACATTTCATCCTTTTTATGCAGTGCATTTGAAGAGTTGAAGGTGGAACTGTACATATCATtatttatgtgcaagaaatattAGAGAAATAGGCACGACTACTAACCTTCCATGGTGCCAGTAAATCCCATGAACGTCGAAAACCAGTGGCACATACTACAGCATCCGAATCATCACCGATAGCTTCCGCTAACTTATTTGAACCCTCGGTTACATCTGCTTTCACCTGCAAAACAATATATCCTGATGACTCAATGCCTGATCAAACTTTAGTAATCTGAACAACGTCCCCTTACTCtgaattgatgagaattttgggACCATTCCGCTATGTACAGAATTCAAAATCAGTGTTTCATTAATTGTAAATCAATTTATAAGTTCACAATTCATCATGGACCATAA
This genomic interval from Apium graveolens cultivar Ventura chromosome 8, ASM990537v1, whole genome shotgun sequence contains the following:
- the LOC141678265 gene encoding uncharacterized protein At2g34460, chloroplastic translates to MSTTLLRPSSLFHSFSTPFSSIAKAPHSFHLKATMMGESEIKEEVGGSERKKIFVGGATGGTGKRIVEQLLAKGFAVKAGVRDVDKAKASFSANNQFLEFVKADVTEGSNKLAEAIGDDSDAVVCATGFRRSWDLLAPWKVDNFGTVNLVDACNKCSVKRFVLVSSILVNGAAMGQILNPAYIILNVLGLTLIAKLQAEQYIRKSGINYTIVRPGGLRNDPPKGNIVMEPEDTLYDGSISRDQVAEVAVEALLQPESSYKVVEIVARTEAPKRSFKELYGSIKQR